A single window of Chloroflexota bacterium DNA harbors:
- a CDS encoding ABC transporter permease: MRAYLVRRFLFMVVGWWLLSVVVFIVIQLPPGDFLTNYIAGQEQAGTFLEREEIESLKLYYGLDRTPIEQYFYWAGRFVVGDLGRSFGSWRAAEQPVTKILAEVLPFTILLSTGALIFTYAVAIPIGIYSATHQYRPGDYFFTAIGFIGLAVPNFMLALLLMWALNEFFDISAGGLFSTEYALAPWSIEKVIDMLQHLIVPVVVLGTAGTAGTIRVMRGVLLDELGKQYVITARARGVSERKLLFKYPVRLALNPIVSSTAYILPGIFGGNAVVAIVLSLPMTGPVLLTALRAQDMFLAGSIVMVEGALVIFGTFLSDILLAVVDPRIRQERAVAA; the protein is encoded by the coding sequence ATGAGGGCATATCTGGTCCGACGGTTCCTGTTCATGGTCGTCGGATGGTGGCTGCTGAGTGTGGTGGTCTTCATCGTCATCCAGCTCCCGCCGGGAGACTTCCTCACCAACTACATCGCCGGCCAGGAGCAGGCTGGGACGTTCCTCGAGCGTGAGGAGATCGAGTCCCTCAAGCTCTACTACGGCCTCGACCGCACGCCCATCGAGCAGTACTTCTACTGGGCGGGCCGCTTCGTGGTGGGCGATCTGGGTCGTTCCTTCGGCAGTTGGCGCGCCGCCGAGCAGCCGGTAACCAAGATTCTTGCCGAAGTGCTCCCCTTCACGATCCTCTTATCGACCGGGGCGCTCATTTTCACCTACGCGGTCGCCATCCCGATCGGAATCTACTCGGCGACGCACCAGTACCGACCGGGCGACTATTTCTTCACCGCCATCGGGTTCATTGGATTGGCAGTGCCTAATTTCATGCTCGCCCTCCTTTTGATGTGGGCGTTGAATGAATTCTTCGATATCAGCGCCGGTGGTCTCTTTTCGACCGAGTACGCGCTGGCGCCTTGGAGCATTGAAAAAGTCATCGACATGTTGCAGCACTTAATCGTGCCGGTTGTGGTTCTCGGCACCGCCGGAACCGCCGGCACCATACGCGTGATGCGCGGCGTGCTGCTCGACGAGCTTGGCAAGCAGTATGTGATCACGGCACGCGCACGCGGCGTATCCGAGCGCAAGCTGCTGTTCAAGTACCCCGTCCGGCTGGCCCTGAACCCCATCGTGAGCAGCACGGCCTACATTCTGCCGGGCATCTTCGGCGGCAACGCCGTCGTCGCCATCGTGCTCAGCCTGCCGATGACCGGCCCCGTCTTGCTAACGGCCCTCCGGGCGCAGGACATGTTCCTCGCCGGCAGCATCGTCATGGTCGAGGGCGCGCTCGTCATCTTTGGAACATTCCTTTCCGACATTCTTCTGGCGGTGGTGGATCCGCGGATTCGCCAAGAACGCGCCGTGGCGGCCTAA
- a CDS encoding ABC transporter ATP-binding protein — MTEEQATVAAPESGALTDEDVILELNDVRTYFELDEGTLKAVDGVSFAIRRNETLGIVGESGCGKSVTGQSILRIVPKPGETEGNIWLRRNGETVDLASLHPSGREIRDVRGRDIAMIFQEPMTAFSPVHSVGNQIMEAILVHENVPKQAARERAIEVLSQVGIPEAERRVDALPHELSGGMRQRAMIAMALVLRPKLLIADEPTTALDVTIQAQILRLMQDLQKEMGMSIMFITHNLGVIANMADQMVVMYLGRVVEQGSVEAIFGEPQHPYTQALMESIPRIGLTRGERLSSIAGTVPVPLNPPEECGFSSRCPKFIPGRCDAKVPDMLETSPGHHVRCVLYE; from the coding sequence ATGACAGAAGAACAAGCAACCGTCGCCGCGCCCGAATCAGGGGCGCTCACGGACGAAGACGTCATTCTCGAGCTGAACGATGTCCGCACGTACTTCGAATTGGATGAAGGAACGCTGAAGGCCGTTGACGGCGTCTCGTTCGCCATTCGGCGCAACGAGACACTTGGAATCGTCGGCGAGTCCGGCTGCGGCAAGAGCGTCACCGGCCAGTCGATTCTTCGCATCGTGCCCAAGCCCGGCGAAACCGAAGGCAACATCTGGTTGCGGCGCAACGGCGAAACCGTTGATCTCGCGTCGCTCCATCCGTCCGGGCGGGAAATCCGCGACGTTCGCGGGCGCGATATCGCCATGATCTTCCAGGAGCCGATGACGGCGTTCTCGCCCGTGCACAGCGTGGGCAACCAGATCATGGAAGCCATCCTGGTGCACGAAAACGTACCGAAGCAGGCTGCCCGTGAGCGCGCCATTGAGGTACTGAGCCAGGTGGGCATCCCGGAGGCCGAGCGGCGCGTCGACGCACTGCCGCATGAGTTGTCCGGCGGCATGCGTCAGCGAGCCATGATTGCCATGGCGCTGGTGCTGCGACCCAAGCTGCTCATCGCCGACGAGCCCACCACCGCGCTGGACGTAACCATCCAAGCCCAGATCCTGCGTCTGATGCAGGACCTTCAGAAGGAAATGGGCATGTCGATCATGTTCATCACGCACAACCTCGGCGTGATCGCGAACATGGCCGACCAGATGGTCGTGATGTACCTCGGGCGTGTCGTCGAGCAGGGCTCGGTCGAAGCGATCTTCGGCGAGCCGCAACACCCATACACGCAAGCGCTCATGGAATCGATTCCGCGGATCGGATTGACGCGCGGCGAGCGCCTCAGCTCCATTGCCGGAACCGTGCCGGTGCCGCTGAATCCGCCCGAGGAATGCGGCTT
- a CDS encoding ABC transporter substrate-binding protein, translating into MTKDLLLSRRRMLAVTAGAAAVGVLAACGEAEDEVAEATAAPATPAPTAAPTAAPTAAPTAAPTEAPTAAMTEAPSMMPEHDRNTGMTYELGKDYKEAPALADMVAAGDLPPVEERLPDEPLIWQPWEAIGNYGGRTNWASVAISVDIGNANRTDAVAYNMEGTALVNDAVKSHHVSSDGTTVVYELRKGHKWSDGAPFTSANFQWHYDNYMVNEELSPSGPGPKINGKPPKVETPDELTVEISYPDPVPILLDRLGRGGSERGFYLSSHYMEQYHADFNADAPKMATDEGFDDWTQLFKAKMRWGAHQTWFTEHAVNRPVLAPWTLTAHSADRASLDRNPYYHIVDTEGNQLPYVDGLNYELYSDKEVYQLRITNGDLDFGQFELDFNNMPLYRDKEGSGNYRTLISKALRSSALALQPNWTYKDAAVAEIFQELDFRIALSVAIDRDAINDAVFFGLATPFQGTILPSYTFYEDHWGTIHTEFDQAKANELLDGIGLDQRDGEGWRLRPDGERLTLIFEIGDQEGPKDAIAELVAENWRDVGLDTQWNQMERPLYEERLDQLTEIMIGTEHTEAAGYFTRWVPWVWGYKGKRAVWAGGWTRWFATDGAEGAEPPQAIKDNAELKFAWQLAAPGTAEYDDLGRQYFGWQAEQLTVIGTVGLAPQPVIINNRVKNFPDDEENLWFGAGANFTKPYRAFQWFIPDA; encoded by the coding sequence ATGACGAAGGACCTGTTGCTAAGTAGACGGCGAATGCTCGCCGTGACCGCGGGGGCCGCCGCCGTTGGCGTGCTGGCCGCCTGTGGCGAAGCTGAGGACGAGGTAGCCGAGGCGACCGCGGCGCCGGCAACGCCGGCCCCGACGGCGGCCCCGACTGCCGCCCCGACCGCGGCCCCGACCGCCGCGCCGACCGAGGCGCCGACCGCCGCCATGACCGAAGCGCCCAGCATGATGCCCGAGCACGACCGCAACACGGGCATGACGTATGAGCTGGGCAAGGACTACAAGGAAGCGCCGGCGCTGGCCGACATGGTTGCCGCGGGCGATCTTCCGCCGGTTGAAGAGCGCCTGCCCGACGAGCCGCTGATCTGGCAGCCGTGGGAAGCGATCGGCAACTACGGTGGCCGCACGAACTGGGCCAGCGTGGCGATTTCGGTGGACATTGGCAACGCCAACCGCACCGACGCCGTGGCCTACAACATGGAGGGCACCGCGCTGGTCAACGACGCCGTCAAGAGCCACCACGTGAGCTCCGACGGCACCACCGTTGTCTACGAGTTGCGCAAGGGCCACAAGTGGTCGGACGGGGCGCCGTTCACGTCCGCCAACTTCCAGTGGCACTACGACAACTACATGGTGAACGAAGAGCTTTCGCCGTCCGGCCCGGGCCCCAAGATCAACGGCAAGCCGCCGAAGGTCGAGACGCCCGACGAGCTGACGGTGGAGATCTCCTACCCGGACCCCGTGCCGATCCTGCTGGACCGGCTGGGCCGTGGTGGTAGCGAGCGCGGGTTCTACCTGTCGTCGCACTACATGGAGCAGTACCACGCGGACTTCAACGCGGACGCCCCGAAGATGGCGACCGACGAGGGGTTCGACGACTGGACGCAGCTCTTCAAGGCCAAGATGCGCTGGGGCGCGCACCAGACCTGGTTTACCGAGCATGCGGTGAACCGCCCGGTGCTGGCGCCGTGGACGCTCACCGCCCACTCGGCGGACCGAGCCTCGCTGGACCGCAACCCGTACTACCACATCGTCGACACCGAGGGGAACCAGCTTCCCTACGTGGACGGTCTGAACTACGAGTTGTACTCCGACAAGGAGGTCTACCAGCTCCGTATCACCAACGGCGACCTTGACTTCGGGCAGTTCGAGCTCGACTTCAACAACATGCCGCTGTACCGCGACAAGGAGGGATCGGGCAACTACCGGACGCTGATCAGCAAGGCGCTCCGAAGCTCGGCCTTGGCGCTCCAGCCCAACTGGACGTACAAGGACGCGGCGGTTGCCGAGATCTTCCAGGAGCTCGACTTCCGTATCGCGCTCTCGGTGGCCATCGACCGCGACGCCATCAACGACGCGGTGTTCTTCGGTCTGGCGACGCCGTTCCAGGGCACGATCCTCCCGAGCTACACGTTCTACGAGGACCACTGGGGCACGATCCACACCGAGTTCGACCAGGCCAAGGCCAACGAGTTGCTGGACGGCATTGGGCTGGACCAGCGTGACGGCGAAGGCTGGCGCCTGCGACCGGACGGCGAGCGCCTGACGCTGATCTTCGAGATCGGTGACCAGGAAGGCCCGAAGGACGCGATCGCCGAGCTGGTGGCCGAGAACTGGCGTGACGTCGGTCTCGACACCCAGTGGAACCAGATGGAGCGCCCGCTCTACGAGGAGCGCTTGGACCAGCTCACCGAGATCATGATCGGTACCGAGCACACGGAAGCCGCCGGGTACTTCACCCGCTGGGTCCCGTGGGTCTGGGGCTACAAGGGCAAGCGAGCCGTTTGGGCCGGCGGTTGGACCCGATGGTTTGCCACGGACGGCGCCGAGGGCGCGGAGCCGCCGCAGGCGATCAAGGACAACGCCGAGTTGAAGTTCGCCTGGCAGCTGGCAGCGCCGGGCACCGCGGAGTACGACGACCTCGGTCGGCAGTACTTCGGGTGGCAGGCGGAGCAGTTGACGGTGATCGGCACCGTGGGGCTTGCCCCGCAGCCGGTGATCATCAACAACCGGGTGAAGAACTTCCCGGACGACGAGGAGAACCTGTGGTTCGGCGCTGGGGCCAACTTCACGAAGCCCTATCGCGCGTTCCAGTGGTTCATCCCGGACGCATAG
- a CDS encoding aldolase/citrate lyase family protein codes for MKFPNPVKEKLARGEVSIGSWLNLASPLAAEVLAEAGYEWLAIDTEHTAWDLAEITHAVRAIEARGAVPMARAWSHEPEGLGRILDTGVMGLIVPHVSTVEQAEAIADAVRYAPRGHRSGGNSRAAISGDYVSQIDDNLLVCPQIEDCEGVDNIAEIMAVDGMDVAFIGPNDLVVALGYTRADVYRVPEHLEAMARILAGAQANGKPAGTPAPTAAHARQLIAQGFTFVDLSSDLRLLAQVASQELQAVRA; via the coding sequence GTGAAATTTCCCAATCCGGTCAAAGAGAAGCTCGCGCGGGGCGAGGTGTCGATCGGCTCGTGGCTCAACCTGGCCTCGCCGCTAGCGGCGGAAGTGCTGGCGGAGGCCGGCTATGAATGGCTGGCCATCGACACCGAGCACACCGCCTGGGACCTGGCCGAGATCACGCACGCCGTGCGGGCCATCGAGGCGCGAGGCGCGGTGCCGATGGCGCGTGCCTGGTCGCACGAGCCCGAGGGTCTCGGACGAATCCTGGACACCGGCGTGATGGGCCTCATCGTCCCCCACGTGAGCACGGTGGAGCAGGCCGAGGCCATCGCCGACGCCGTGCGTTATGCGCCACGCGGCCACCGGTCGGGCGGCAACTCGCGCGCCGCGATCTCCGGCGACTACGTGTCACAGATCGACGACAACCTGCTGGTGTGTCCGCAGATCGAGGACTGCGAAGGCGTCGACAACATCGCCGAGATCATGGCCGTGGACGGCATGGACGTTGCGTTCATCGGTCCCAACGATCTCGTCGTCGCGCTGGGCTACACGCGCGCCGACGTCTATCGCGTGCCGGAGCACCTGGAAGCCATGGCCCGGATCCTCGCCGGCGCGCAGGCCAACGGCAAGCCCGCCGGAACGCCCGCCCCGACGGCCGCGCACGCGCGGCAGCTCATCGCGCAAGGATTCACGTTCGTCGATCTCTCCAGCGATCTGCGCCTGCTGGCCCAGGTCGCGTCGCAGGAATTGCAGGCGGTCCGCGCCTGA
- a CDS encoding beta-galactosidase, translating to MSESAFVSIPDHPFPVGTEHYRGPIPKLDVWDGDYARIRESGMRIVRSHSYWNHMEPRPGQYELDDFDMMFDLGEKHGLYVWLDIMLGTHGACPEWLTREHPDMRVVNYLGQTVSSHASGAYPQGGVIHCYDHPAWREYGGGLLQHVVNRYKDRPSLLIWGLWDGVNYSAAWSPQGGGYPCYCDYTLAKYKSWLRERYTLDELNERFLRRYRRWEDVEPPRSHNNVVEMLVYRRFHYENLADHLQWMVDTANAIDPHHEKRAHGAWFPRPWDEICAPYADSWGMSMPSNNLLTSDDPYKIAERAFAFDWSRSVGKNGRWWNEEIYAGMSPGGVTWSKQSDPQETTTLLWMTLAHGAAGAMFWQYRPEYLSFESPGYSLTALDGRDTPRLTSAAEAVSQIQGLREHLPLECPPADVAVIYHPESQELFNYNEEGDRFVADVRGVYRTLWANGIPADVLSPNMDWSGYKLVIMPNAALMTEALQRRIEETLEHSPETRIVAEGSFGMYSADGQSSYAPPEGFAERFGVRVADFSGVTEFDIREGRNQLSTAYGDLSITSECGYAVLEPLGTTKAVAAIDGETVAVQTADARFTWFGLTTSAGFGDVGVPEVVLGLARDAGVLAPIDVTGDPVVPVARRSRLGGRLLFVFNVERTSARFRLRPREAAVTARDLLTHTDLPVSDGSIDLEIEPWGRAVIHLPDHA from the coding sequence ATGTCTGAGTCAGCCTTCGTCAGCATTCCCGACCACCCGTTTCCCGTCGGCACGGAGCACTACCGCGGGCCGATCCCCAAGCTCGATGTCTGGGACGGCGACTATGCGCGCATCCGGGAATCGGGCATGCGCATCGTGCGCAGCCACTCCTATTGGAACCACATGGAGCCCCGGCCGGGGCAGTACGAGCTTGACGACTTCGACATGATGTTCGATCTGGGGGAGAAGCACGGGCTCTACGTCTGGCTGGACATCATGCTCGGCACCCACGGCGCCTGCCCCGAGTGGCTGACTCGCGAACACCCGGACATGCGGGTGGTGAACTACCTGGGGCAAACGGTGTCGTCGCATGCGAGCGGGGCCTATCCGCAGGGCGGCGTCATCCACTGCTACGACCATCCAGCTTGGCGCGAATACGGCGGCGGCCTGCTGCAGCACGTCGTCAATAGATATAAGGACAGGCCGAGCTTGCTGATCTGGGGGCTCTGGGACGGCGTCAACTATTCCGCCGCCTGGAGCCCGCAAGGCGGCGGCTATCCGTGCTACTGCGACTACACCCTCGCGAAGTACAAATCCTGGCTGCGCGAGCGATACACCTTGGACGAGCTGAACGAACGCTTCCTGCGCCGCTACCGGCGCTGGGAAGACGTTGAGCCGCCGCGCTCCCACAACAATGTGGTCGAGATGCTGGTCTATCGCCGGTTCCACTACGAGAACTTGGCCGATCACCTGCAATGGATGGTGGACACGGCGAATGCCATCGATCCCCACCACGAGAAGCGGGCGCACGGCGCCTGGTTCCCGCGGCCCTGGGATGAGATCTGCGCGCCCTACGCCGACAGTTGGGGCATGTCCATGCCGTCCAACAATCTGTTGACCTCGGACGATCCCTACAAGATCGCCGAGCGGGCCTTCGCGTTCGATTGGTCGCGCAGCGTCGGCAAGAACGGTCGGTGGTGGAACGAGGAGATCTACGCGGGCATGTCGCCGGGCGGCGTGACCTGGAGCAAGCAGTCGGACCCGCAGGAGACCACAACCCTCCTGTGGATGACCCTGGCGCACGGCGCCGCCGGCGCGATGTTCTGGCAGTACCGTCCGGAGTACCTGAGCTTCGAGTCGCCCGGCTATAGCCTGACGGCGCTGGACGGCCGCGACACGCCGCGCCTCACCTCGGCCGCCGAGGCCGTCTCGCAAATCCAGGGCCTGCGCGAGCACCTGCCGCTGGAGTGCCCGCCGGCCGACGTGGCTGTGATCTACCACCCGGAATCCCAGGAGCTGTTCAACTACAACGAGGAGGGCGATCGCTTCGTGGCCGACGTGCGCGGCGTCTACCGCACGCTGTGGGCCAACGGCATCCCCGCCGACGTGCTCTCGCCCAACATGGACTGGTCCGGCTACAAGCTGGTGATCATGCCCAATGCGGCGCTCATGACGGAGGCGCTGCAACGCCGGATCGAGGAGACGCTCGAGCATTCACCCGAGACTCGAATCGTCGCCGAGGGCAGTTTTGGCATGTACTCTGCCGACGGCCAATCGAGCTACGCCCCCCCGGAGGGGTTCGCCGAGCGGTTCGGCGTGCGCGTGGCCGACTTTTCTGGAGTGACCGAATTCGACATCCGCGAGGGCCGCAATCAATTGTCGACGGCCTACGGCGACCTTTCGATCACCAGCGAGTGCGGCTATGCCGTGCTCGAGCCGCTGGGCACGACGAAGGCCGTGGCCGCTATCGATGGCGAAACGGTCGCGGTGCAGACGGCGGACGCCCGCTTCACGTGGTTCGGTCTCACGACCTCGGCCGGCTTCGGCGACGTGGGAGTGCCGGAGGTGGTGCTGGGGCTGGCGCGCGACGCCGGTGTATTGGCGCCCATCGATGTCACGGGCGACCCGGTCGTGCCGGTGGCGCGGCGTTCTCGCCTCGGTGGTCGGCTGCTATTCGTCTTCAACGTCGAGCGCACTTCGGCGCGCTTTCGCCTGCGTCCCCGCGAAGCCGCCGTGACGGCTCGCGATTTGCTCACGCACACGGACCTGCCGGTGAGCGACGGCTCAATCGATCTGGAAATCGAGCCTTGGGGCCGCGCGGTCATTCATCTGCCGGATCACGCATGA
- a CDS encoding family 10 glycosylhydrolase: MSTAGTAHIGDLGLSQPPIYLTNLDRCQPADALSSESKTGRWRAFAYSTANLSGTLLYAGDNTAAPEVTLPLGVSGWHAISIGQMVHDHELYEWSGNLLAKLSGERGFTNMHLPPRINPQPGGGVLLAETFFKIADLTGQDMQFKQIAVSADVNQPDGICDCEPARPAYVKLVPLTDGEVAALQADRARTDTKRLYAHDDNHGWMGHVRAHTPEDVQGHLEPYRNTDFERIYLETGGGDLLNYFTKIARDHTLDAHEDFSHVGYRKQSEAWRIFRDQGVDPYDVAIEHAHDMGMEIHASWRVTGFHYPPPNDHFNSGDGVFEAHPEWRSVDREGRITPRLSYAYPGFRAFAISLLREMAEKPVDGVCLLYNRRPPFTEYEPHVVEAFTAASGHDPRELDEHDPDWLRFRARVMTDFMRELRAGLAEVAAATGRDKPINVSAIVMKDEAENLHRALDLQAWVAEGLIDTIIPYTSAPELNSRVPAWDDPERQLEFFLDLVRDTPVELAASVLPRSMTPEEYQHAAARIYRTGVERLFFWDCTTAHDSFKGLRSLGHRENIEAWHAAGEPDLSAPQHTLTTLGDWDFSYDTPG; this comes from the coding sequence ATGTCCACAGCAGGCACCGCACACATCGGCGATCTCGGTCTGTCCCAGCCGCCGATCTATCTCACGAATCTCGACCGCTGCCAGCCGGCGGACGCGCTGTCGAGCGAGTCCAAGACGGGCCGCTGGCGCGCGTTTGCCTATTCCACGGCCAACCTGAGCGGCACGCTGCTCTACGCCGGCGACAACACGGCCGCGCCGGAGGTAACGCTGCCCCTCGGCGTGAGCGGCTGGCACGCGATTTCGATCGGCCAGATGGTGCACGACCACGAGCTCTACGAGTGGAGCGGCAACTTGCTGGCGAAGCTCAGCGGCGAGCGCGGCTTCACCAACATGCATCTCCCGCCGCGCATCAACCCACAGCCCGGCGGCGGCGTGCTGCTGGCGGAGACTTTCTTCAAGATCGCCGACCTCACCGGTCAGGACATGCAGTTCAAGCAGATCGCCGTGTCGGCGGATGTCAACCAGCCGGATGGCATCTGCGATTGCGAGCCGGCCCGGCCGGCCTACGTCAAGCTCGTGCCCCTCACCGACGGCGAGGTGGCGGCGCTCCAAGCCGACCGCGCGCGAACCGACACCAAGCGCCTCTACGCCCACGACGACAACCACGGCTGGATGGGCCATGTCCGAGCGCACACGCCGGAGGACGTTCAGGGTCACCTCGAGCCGTACCGCAACACAGACTTCGAGCGAATCTATCTGGAAACCGGCGGCGGCGACCTGCTGAACTACTTCACCAAGATCGCCCGCGATCACACGCTCGACGCTCACGAGGACTTCTCGCACGTCGGCTACCGGAAGCAGTCGGAGGCCTGGCGGATCTTTCGAGACCAGGGCGTCGATCCCTACGACGTTGCCATCGAGCACGCCCACGACATGGGCATGGAGATTCACGCTTCGTGGCGCGTGACGGGCTTCCACTACCCGCCGCCCAACGATCACTTCAATTCCGGCGACGGGGTGTTCGAAGCGCATCCCGAGTGGCGCAGCGTGGACCGTGAGGGTCGGATTACGCCGCGGCTCTCCTACGCCTATCCGGGCTTCCGCGCCTTCGCCATTTCCCTGCTGCGCGAGATGGCCGAAAAGCCGGTCGACGGCGTGTGCCTGCTCTACAACCGCCGTCCGCCGTTCACGGAGTACGAGCCGCACGTCGTCGAGGCGTTCACAGCCGCCTCGGGCCACGACCCCCGCGAGCTGGACGAGCACGACCCGGACTGGCTGCGATTTAGGGCGCGCGTGATGACTGACTTCATGCGGGAGCTGCGGGCCGGGCTGGCCGAGGTGGCCGCAGCCACCGGACGTGACAAGCCGATCAACGTCTCCGCGATCGTGATGAAGGACGAAGCCGAGAACCTGCACCGCGCCCTTGACCTGCAAGCCTGGGTGGCCGAGGGGCTGATCGACACGATCATTCCCTACACCTCGGCGCCGGAGCTCAACAGCCGGGTGCCCGCCTGGGACGATCCCGAGCGGCAGCTCGAGTTCTTCCTGGACCTGGTGCGCGACACGCCGGTCGAGTTGGCCGCGAGCGTGCTGCCGCGGTCCATGACGCCCGAGGAATACCAGCACGCCGCCGCGCGCATCTATCGCACGGGCGTCGAGCGGCTGTTCTTCTGGGACTGCACCACGGCGCACGATTCCTTTAAGGGGCTGCGTTCGCTCGGGCATCGCGAGAACATCGAGGCCTGGCATGCGGCGGGTGAGCCGGACCTGTCGGCGCCGCAGCACACGCTGACGACGCTCGGCGACTGGGACTTCTCCTACGACACTCCCGGCTAG
- a CDS encoding ABC transporter permease — translation MATTSYEPTTTSGAGISVREFTEEEQYYVASQWQLMWRKFRRHRLGYLSGVLLLLGYFFAITYDFWIPYDFTDRHDKLSSPPTRIHVIDSNGTWQMPFLYGTKAIVDPVSFKRTFEEDPEQVRPIGLFTQSAPYKFWGLFEWDRHFFGVEGTTIHLFGTDELGRDVFSRTLAAARISLSIGLVGVVLSFVLGIIIGGVSGYFGGTVDLLIQRFIEFVISVPTIPLWMSLSAAVPITWSPLQTYFAITVVLSVVSWAGLARVVRGKILELRENDYVMAARVAGAGNMRVLFDHLVPGFMSFLIVHLTLAVPSMILAETTLSFLRLGIRAPAVSWGTLMQDAQNVSVIAVFPWLMIPGVFVILAVLLFNFLGDGLRDAADPYR, via the coding sequence ATGGCAACAACCTCCTACGAACCCACGACCACCTCGGGAGCCGGAATATCAGTCCGTGAATTCACCGAGGAAGAGCAGTACTACGTCGCCTCGCAATGGCAGCTCATGTGGCGCAAGTTCCGCCGCCACCGTTTGGGCTATCTCAGCGGCGTGCTGTTGCTACTCGGCTACTTCTTCGCCATCACCTATGACTTCTGGATCCCCTACGACTTCACGGACCGGCACGACAAGCTGTCCTCTCCGCCGACCCGCATTCACGTCATCGATAGCAACGGGACATGGCAGATGCCATTCCTTTACGGCACGAAGGCGATTGTCGACCCAGTGTCGTTCAAACGAACGTTTGAAGAGGACCCCGAGCAAGTCCGTCCCATCGGTCTGTTCACGCAGAGCGCACCCTACAAATTTTGGGGCCTCTTCGAGTGGGATCGCCACTTCTTTGGCGTAGAGGGGACGACAATTCACCTCTTCGGCACCGATGAGTTGGGGCGTGACGTGTTCTCGCGGACCCTTGCCGCGGCCCGCATCAGCCTTTCGATCGGGCTGGTTGGCGTCGTCCTCAGCTTCGTGCTGGGAATCATCATCGGCGGCGTTTCCGGCTATTTCGGCGGCACCGTTGACCTGCTGATCCAGCGGTTCATCGAGTTCGTGATTTCGGTGCCAACCATTCCGCTCTGGATGTCGCTGAGCGCCGCGGTGCCGATTACCTGGTCGCCGCTGCAGACCTATTTCGCGATCACGGTTGTGCTGTCGGTGGTCAGTTGGGCAGGCCTGGCCCGGGTTGTGCGTGGCAAGATCCTCGAGTTGCGTGAGAACGACTATGTGATGGCGGCACGCGTGGCCGGCGCCGGCAACATGCGCGTGCTGTTTGATCACCTCGTGCCCGGCTTCATGAGCTTCCTGATTGTGCATCTGACTCTGGCAGTGCCGAGCATGATCCTGGCCGAAACCACGCTCAGCTTCCTGCGCTTGGGCATCCGCGCTCCCGCCGTGAGCTGGGGCACGCTGATGCAAGACGCGCAGAACGTGAGCGTGATCGCGGTCTTCCCCTGGCTCATGATCCCGGGAGTGTTTGTGATCCTCGCCGTGCTGCTGTTCAACTTCCTGGGCGACGGACTACGGGACGCCGCGGACCCGTACCGATAG